In Myxococcales bacterium, the genomic window CCCGCCGCTTGAAACCGCCGAGCTGGAGGTTCTCGCGCACCGTCAGGTTGCCGAAGATGGCGCGCCCTTCGGGCACCAGCGCCACCCCGTCGGAGACGATCTGGTGGGTCTTCCTCCCGTTGATGTCGGCACCGAAGATCTTCACGCTGCCGCTCTTGAGCGGCACGAGGCCGACCAGGCTCTTCAGTGTGCTGGTCTTGCCGGCACCGTTGGCGCCGATCAAGGTCACGATCTCGCCGGCCGCGACCTCGAGCGAGACGCCTTTCACCGCGGCGATGCCGCCGTAGCTCACGCGCACGTCCTTCACCTCGAGCGCGGGCACCTCAGCCATTGGTGGGCTCCTCTGGCGCGGGGTTGAAGGGCCGGCTGACCGCCTCGTAGTCCTTCACGGCCTCCTCGGGATCTTCTTCTCCGAGGTACGCCGCGAGCACCTTGGGGTGCTCCTTGATGTGCTCCGGTGAACCTTCCGCGATCGTCTCGCCGTGGTCGACGACGTGGATGTTCTCACACACCGACATCACCACGCTCATGTTGTGCTCGACCAGGACCACGGTGAGACCGAGGTCGTCACGCAAGAACCGGATCTGCCCTTCGAGCTCCCGGGCTTCCTGGCTGTTCATACCAGCGGCGGGCTCGTCGAGCAGCAGGAGCTTTGGCGACAGCATCAGCGCGCGGGCGATCTCGAGCCGCCGCTGTGAGCCGTACGGCAGGCTGTCCGCCGGCTCTGCCGCGAGGTCCTTCAGGTTGAAGATGTCGAGCAACTCGGCGGCGCGGCGCCTGAACTCTCGCTCGTCGTCCATGTAGCGCTGATTGCGAAACACGGCCGAGAGCAGCCCCGCTTTGTGGATACGAAACCCCGCGACCATCACGTTCTCTTCGACGGTCATCGAGCGAAACACCCGGATGTTCTGGAAGGTCCGCGCGATGCCGCGGGCCGCCACCTTGGCGGGTGCCCAGCCGCTGATGTCCTCGCCGTCGAAGCTGATGCGACCGCCGTCGGGTTGGTAGACCCCGGTGATGACGTTGAAGATGGTGGTCTTACCGGCGCCGTTCGGACCGATCAGGCCGAAGATCTGCGCTGGCTCGACCTGGAAGCTCACGCCGGCCACGGCGCGCAGGCCGCCGAAGATCTTCTCCATCTTCTCGAGCACGAGCAGGCTCACTTCGCCGCCGCCTTGCGCTTGAACAGCGAGAGGGACAATTCCCGCGTTCCGAGCAGCCCCTGCGGGCGGACGATCATGATGATGACCAGAAGGAGCGCGTAGAGCACGAGGCGATACTCTTGCAGATCGCGCATCAGCTCCAGGGTGACGGCCAGGAAGATCCCACCAATGACCGCACCCGTGATGGAACCCAACCCGCCGATGATGATCATGACGATCATGTCGATGGACTTCTCGAATTTGAAGTCCTCCGGACGAATCCCGCTCTGCATGTGAGCAAATAACCCGCCGGCAATCCCGGCGGTGGCCGCGCTGATGGTGAACGCCGTCACCTTGAGGCGCGTGGTCGGTGTGGCCATCGCCTCGGCGGCGATTTCATCCTCGCGGATGGCGATCAGCGAGCGTCCACTCTGAGAGAAGGTGATGTTACGGACGATCAGGATGATGACCACCACCCACAGGTAGACCCAGAAGAAGTTGGAGTACGGGGGCAACCCCGCCGGGTCGTCGCCGAAGTAGCCGGTGGCCGAGCCCAGGGCCTTGGTGTTGTTGAACACCAGGCGAATGATCTCGCCGAACCCCAGCGTCACGATGGCGAGGTAGTCCCCCTTCAGGCGCAGGCTCGGCACGCCCACCAGCACGCCGGTAATGCCGGCCAAGAGCGCGCCGACCAGCAGCGCCAGGTTGAACGTCACGGCGTTGCTGATCGCGCCGGCTCCCAGCAGAGCCGTCACCCGCGGTGCGAGCTGCACGCCAACGTACGCGGTGCCATACGCGCCGACCGCCATGAAGCCGGCGTGGCCGATGGAGAACTGCCCGGTCGTGCCGTTGATCAGGTTCAAGCCGACCGCCAGGATGATGTTCACGCCGGCGATCATCACGATGCGCTGCACGTACTCGATCAACCCGGCCTCCGCGCCGAGCCCGATGCCGTAGATGCCGGCGACCACCGCCGCCGCGACCACGAGGCGGATCAGCCAGTGCTTCGGCTCGAGCTTCGTGACCTCGGCCATCACACCTTCTCCTGGCGCACCACGCCCAGGATGCCCTCCGGACGCAGGATCAAGATCACGATCAGGATCATGAACGTGATGGCATCCCGGTAGTCCGGGCTCACGTAGCCAGCGACGAGCTGCTCGGCGAGGCCGATGAGCAACCCGCCCAGCACCGCACCCGGGACGTTACCAATGCCGCCCAGCACCGCTGCGACGAAGGCCTTCAGGCCCGTCAGCACTCCCATCAGCGGGTTGATGGTGATCTGATCGAGGCCGAACAAGATGCCGCCGGCGGCCGCCAGCCCCGAGCCAATGGCAAAGGTCGCGCTGATGGTGCGATCGGTGTCGATGCCCATCAGCTTGGCCGCGTCCAGGTTCACGCTCACCGCGCGCATCGCGCGTCCCGTCCAGGTGCGCTGCACCAGGTACCAGAGCCCGATCATCAGCACGACCGTCACCAGGAAGATGGTCAGCTTGACGTTCGTGACGATGACGCCGCCGAGCTCGTAGCGGACTTCCTTGATGATGGGCGGATAGCGGCGAGGGTTGGGCGTGAACACCAGCATGCCCAGGTTCTGGAGCAGCAGGCTGACGCCGATGGCGGTGATCAAGGGTGTCAAGCGAGGCGCCGTCCGTACCGGCCGGTAGGCGAGGCGTTCGATGGTCACACCCAGCGTGGCCGAGACCAACATCGCGAACAAGAGCACCGCCACCGCGAGGTACAGTGGGAATCCTCGCCCGCTCTTCTCCAGGGCTTCGATGCCCAGAAAACCCGCCGAGTAGTAGCCGGCGTAGGCGCCCACCATGAAGACCTCGCTGTGCGCGAAGTTGATCAGCTTCAAGATGCCATAGACCATCGTGTAGCCCAGAGCGATCAGGGCGTAGATGGAGCCTAACGAGAGGCCGTTGATGATCTGCTGGAGGAGCTCGCTCACGGCGCGACGGTGGCGGCAAACTTGGCTTTGCCGCCCTCGATCTTGAGTACGACCGCGCTCTTCTGCGCGTTGCGCTCCGGGTCGATGGTGATCATCCCGGTCACACCTTCGAAGCCCTTGGTCGCGGTGATGGCGGTCCGCAGCGCGTCGCTGTCGGTCTTACCCGCGCGTTTGATGGCGTCCATCAGCACCGCCGCCGCGTCGTAACCGAGAGCACCGAGCCCCGTGGGTTCGATCCCGTACTTGGCCTTGAAATCCGCCACGAACTTCTGCGCCTTGGGCGTCGCGGCGTCCGGCGCAAAGTGGTTCGAGAAGTACGAGCCGTTCATGGCGTCGCCGCCGATCTTGAACAGATCCGGCGCGTCCCAACCGTCGCCTCCGAGCAGCGGGAGCTTGACCCCCAGGCGCTCGGCGGTGCGGGCAATCGCGCCGACCTCGGCGTAGTAACCCGGCAGGAAGATGGCCTGGGCGTCGGTGCCCTTGATCGCGGTCACTTGCGCCGAGAAATCGGTGTCGCCTTGGCCGTAGGACTGCTCGACGACGATCTTGCCGCCCATCTTCTCGAACGACTCCTTGAAGGCCGCCGCGAGCCCGATGGAGTAGTCGTTCTTCACGTCCTTCAGGATCGCGACCTTCTCGACCTTCAGGTTCTCTTTGGCGAACTTCGCCATGGCCTTGCCCTGAAACGGATCGAGGAAACACACACGGAAGATGTAGTCCCCGACCTCGGTCACCTTGGGATTCGTCGACGAGGGGGAGATCATCGGGATCTTGCGGCGCTGCGCCACGCGCCCGCCGGCCAGCGAGAGACTCGAGGCCACCTCGCCCAGAATCGCGACGCTCTTCTCGACGTCGATCAAACGCGTCACGGCGTTGGCGGCCTCGGCGGAGTCGCCGCGCGTGTCGAGCGTCACGATCTTCACTTGCTTGCCGAGCACCCCGCCGGCGGCGTTGACCTCGTCGACGGCCAACCGCACGGCCTTGTCGGTGTCCTGACCGAAGTGCGCGGTGCTGCCGGTCATCGAGGCGTAGTGGCCGATGACGATCTCGGTTCCCCCTCCGCTCGAGCTGCCCCCGCCGGACGCGCCCTTCTTGCAGCCATTCGCGGCGGGCAGGGCCAGAGCGGTTAGAGCGATGAACAAACTGCGGCGACCGAGACGCATGCTCCCTCCAAGGTGCTGGGCACTCTGCCCACGAAGCCGCGGGAACCTACCACAGGGCCGAACTCGGCCGAGAGAGGCAGGGACCGGGCGAAGGCTGTATAGTGGAAATCATGCGGCTACGAGGCTGGGTTTCGCTCGGGGCAATCGCGTGCGGGGTCTGGGTCGGCCAAGGCTGCGGCGGGGATCAGTTCACCGACAGCAAGGGAACTGGCGCGGCAAGTGGGTCGGGCGGAGGCGCGGGTGACGGGGGCGGCGTGGGAGGCACGACCGGTGGCGCAGGCGGCGCGGCGGCGGGTGCGGGCGGTGCACCCGGCGGGGCCGCTGGTTCGGCGGCCGGTATGGGTGGCACGACCGGTGGCGCGGGCGGCGCGACGGGCGGCACCACCGGCACCGGCGCGACCGGAGGTCTGCCCGCGTGCAGCGGCAGCGGGGTCTGTGCGCCGGCGGTCCCCGGAGGTTGGCAAGGGCCGCTCACCATCGTCGACGCCAACAGCAAGACGGCACCCGCTTGTGGTGGTGGTTATCCGAACGAGATCTTCGTCGCGCACAATCAGCTGAGTGGCAGTGCGCCGGCTCCGGGCTGTTCGTGTGTGTGCGACGGCAGCAGTGCCACGTGCAAGAGCGTGCAGGTTGCTGCCTACAACAACGCGGGGTGTACGGGTGCGACCTGCTGTGCAGGCACCCCCTGCACTACCGTGACCCTCAATTCGGGTGCCTGTGTGCAAGGCGGAACTTCCCTCTGCTCTGCTGTCTCTCACGCCATCATCAGCGCCACCACCACGCCTTGCACACCAGCCGTGGACGCGAACCTCGACAACATCGCGTGGACCCGCAGCATCCGAGGCTGCGCCCCCGCCGCTCAGGGCAACTGCGGCTCGTCCGGGACCTGTGTGCCAAACCCTGCCGCGCCGACCACAGGAAAGCTGTGTATCAGCAAGGACGGGAACCAGCCCTGCTCGGGTGCATACACGCAGGCGATCCACACCTGGAAGACAGACGACAAACGCGGCTGCGCCATCGGCTCGTGCGGCTGCACGTCGCCGGCGTGCGGCTCGATTCAGCCCTTCGGCGCCTTGAACTGCACCGGCACGCCAATGGGAAGTGACGCGGTGCCCCTGGCCTGCAACACCGCCATCCCGAGCGCGGGCGTCATGTCCATGAAATACACGGCCCTGGCAAAACCGACCTGTGCTCCAACCGGCGGTCCCAAGGCAAGCGGTGAGCTTCAGCAGCAAGAGCTGACGGTCTGCTGTTTGCCGTGAGAATTTCTTGTTTCTTGTCTCGGTGGAAATCTTGTTTTTCGGAGTCTTTGTCGCGACCACCGAACTGGAGTTCTTGTTTCTTGTCTCGACCACCGAACTGCCCTGCGACTGTTCCAATGGCAAAGCCTTGCTCCGGCGCAGTTTCAAAATCGACGTCGAGCGCTGTGAATGCGGCGGCCGCATGAAGCTCAAGGC contains:
- a CDS encoding ABC transporter ATP-binding protein; translation: MEKIFGGLRAVAGVSFQVEPAQIFGLIGPNGAGKTTIFNVITGVYQPDGGRISFDGEDISGWAPAKVAARGIARTFQNIRVFRSMTVEENVMVAGFRIHKAGLLSAVFRNQRYMDDEREFRRRAAELLDIFNLKDLAAEPADSLPYGSQRRLEIARALMLSPKLLLLDEPAAGMNSQEARELEGQIRFLRDDLGLTVVLVEHNMSVVMSVCENIHVVDHGETIAEGSPEHIKEHPKVLAAYLGEEDPEEAVKDYEAVSRPFNPAPEEPTNG
- a CDS encoding branched-chain amino acid ABC transporter permease; translated protein: MAEVTKLEPKHWLIRLVVAAAVVAGIYGIGLGAEAGLIEYVQRIVMIAGVNIILAVGLNLINGTTGQFSIGHAGFMAVGAYGTAYVGVQLAPRVTALLGAGAISNAVTFNLALLVGALLAGITGVLVGVPSLRLKGDYLAIVTLGFGEIIRLVFNNTKALGSATGYFGDDPAGLPPYSNFFWVYLWVVVIILIVRNITFSQSGRSLIAIREDEIAAEAMATPTTRLKVTAFTISAATAGIAGGLFAHMQSGIRPEDFKFEKSIDMIVMIIIGGLGSITGAVIGGIFLAVTLELMRDLQEYRLVLYALLLVIIMIVRPQGLLGTRELSLSLFKRKAAAK
- a CDS encoding branched-chain amino acid ABC transporter permease, with product MSELLQQIINGLSLGSIYALIALGYTMVYGILKLINFAHSEVFMVGAYAGYYSAGFLGIEALEKSGRGFPLYLAVAVLLFAMLVSATLGVTIERLAYRPVRTAPRLTPLITAIGVSLLLQNLGMLVFTPNPRRYPPIIKEVRYELGGVIVTNVKLTIFLVTVVLMIGLWYLVQRTWTGRAMRAVSVNLDAAKLMGIDTDRTISATFAIGSGLAAAGGILFGLDQITINPLMGVLTGLKAFVAAVLGGIGNVPGAVLGGLLIGLAEQLVAGYVSPDYRDAITFMILIVILILRPEGILGVVRQEKV
- a CDS encoding ABC transporter substrate-binding protein, translating into MRLGRRSLFIALTALALPAANGCKKGASGGGSSSGGGTEIVIGHYASMTGSTAHFGQDTDKAVRLAVDEVNAAGGVLGKQVKIVTLDTRGDSAEAANAVTRLIDVEKSVAILGEVASSLSLAGGRVAQRRKIPMISPSSTNPKVTEVGDYIFRVCFLDPFQGKAMAKFAKENLKVEKVAILKDVKNDYSIGLAAAFKESFEKMGGKIVVEQSYGQGDTDFSAQVTAIKGTDAQAIFLPGYYAEVGAIARTAERLGVKLPLLGGDGWDAPDLFKIGGDAMNGSYFSNHFAPDAATPKAQKFVADFKAKYGIEPTGLGALGYDAAAVLMDAIKRAGKTDSDALRTAITATKGFEGVTGMITIDPERNAQKSAVVLKIEGGKAKFAATVAP